One Ailuropoda melanoleuca isolate Jingjing chromosome 14, ASM200744v2, whole genome shotgun sequence DNA segment encodes these proteins:
- the LRRC30 gene encoding leucine-rich repeat-containing protein 30, whose protein sequence is MGAKQSSAHCRDKGPRRMALLRGRQPFSPWDDGLLSGKDPRALLKRGMRHVSFSLVTKGMTDIPDFLWGLSEVQKLNLSHNQLRALPPDVGKLSRLVVLNLCGNGLRSLPREISLLKSLKVLFVNMNCLTELPAELSACRSLEVLSLSHNCLSQLPASFADLSRLRKLNLSNNYFAHIPLCVFALKELDFLHVGSNRLENIAESIQCLVSLQIFIAESNNIHSFPRSLCLLTSLELLNLNNNDIQTLPDELYLLWRLGRIAWNPMDKGLHISHNPLSKPLPELVEGGLEMLFSYLKDKKHN, encoded by the coding sequence ATGGGGGCCAAGCAGTCAAGTGCTCACTGCAGGGACAAGGGCCCCAGGAGGATGGCGCTCCTGCGTGGGAGGCAGCCCTTCTCCCCGTGGGATGACGGCCTGCTCTCAGGAAAAGACCCCCGGGCCCTGCTGAAGCGGGGCATGCGCCATGTCAGCTTCAGCCTGGTCACCAAGGGAATGACGGACATCCCCGACTTTCTGTGGGGCTTGTCTGAGGTCCAGAAACTCAATCTGTCTCACAACCAGCTCCGGGCTCTCCCACCCGACGTGGGGAAGCTGAGCCGGCTGGTGGTCCTGAACCTCTGCGGGAACGGCCTGCGGAGCCTGCCCCGAGAAATCAGCCTCCTCAAGAGCCTGAAGGTCCTGTTCGTGAACATGAACTGCCTGACCGAGCTGCCGGCCGAGCTGAGTGCTTGCAGAAGCCTGGAGGTCCTGAGCTTGTCCCACaactgcctctcccagcttcctgcCAGCTTCGCCGACCTGTCCAGGCTGCGGAAGCTGAACCTCAGCAACAACTACTTCGCTCACATCCCGCTTTGCGTGTTTGCGCTGAAGGAGCTGGATTTCCTGCACGTGGGCTCCAACCGCCTGGAGAACATCGCCGAGAGCATCCAGTGCCTGGTCAGCCTGCAGATCTTCATCGCCGAGAGCAACAACATCCACTCCTTCCCGAGGTCGCTCTGCCTGCTCACCAGCCTGGAGCTGCTGAACTTGAACAACAATGACATCCAGACCCTCCCGGATGAGCTCTACCTGCTGTGGAGACTGGGGCGGATTGCTTGGAATCCCATGGACAAAGGGCTCCACATTTCCCATAACCCGTTATCCAAGCCTCTGCCGGAGCTAGTAGAGGGGGGGCTGGAGATGCTCTTCAGCTACCTGAAGGACAAAAAGCACAACTGA